A single Anopheles arabiensis isolate DONGOLA chromosome 2, AaraD3, whole genome shotgun sequence DNA region contains:
- the LOC120898222 gene encoding vacuolar protein sorting-associated protein 13 isoform X5 — MVFESIVADVLNRFVGEYVENLDKKQLKIGIWGGDVVLNNLILKQSALKELDLPVTTLYGHLGKLVLKIPWKNLYSAPVEAIVDKLYVLAVPNTDVRYNDEKEQRVAFEAKKAELARIEQAKKNEEEKEKVTPVADKSFAEKLTTQIVNNVQIKISDIHIRYEDTTTTGHPFAFGVTLSNLSVHTTDENWVQTLVSESVTKIYKMAQLEMLSVYMNCNTQLFQYSDPSEYRALFEASIASKTRQPVDYHYIFGPISSGACLEMTPNPELGDAPFSAPKIKLKLCMETLAIGITRVQFQNTMQLVEAFGRMMRAMPYRRYRPYGFGYKGNYKEWWHFAYTCILETEVRRRRRNWSWENMMRHRQNLRRYEEAYRQQLTAKKLTPEIVSRSEEYEKMLDLHNIVVIRQKVALEVEKEGKRQAEEQKAAGWFSSWWGGGAKKEEDTAGGDIKKQFEAAMTPAEKAKLFQAIGYQENDAPTELPEHYVAQILEFELNSLEVSIKSELSDKETLLNRVMLLELKNVICGVQQRPSAGAMKASLGMQELTISGLRQGEILPIMVKSQLEGSKTLLDVSFETNPEDKLCDQRVVVTSRPLQIVYDAETIIQLAKVFQTPRTATISQLTDAAAEKLVNIKERSATGLQYAIAKHPRLELNIEIMPSYIIVPHGGIFSSRESVLVLSLGKLLVQTEPRPINQRDVHTMHGEGIGQEEILSEIIRQSYDKFVLEVRDVQAIVATFDEDWQGTLRVNAVTELHLLEPTSFRISAHLCVIDDDPRLPKCKIFGVLPSVNVCVTEQRVLEVLSIVSSIPLPESDEQLQPVPIAKDSNVFSSSLSLLKYLDEKQVKLPKIHRPPEALNPADAVDGDVVQFTDMEIKFELHECSLTIFKMNGGGTGSSSSDVFATPTEEFSQSPVEQDYHPHKSVAFNVPYGGSVGSNQRKIIAFKVKQLEMTMVQRTYDLKVALKLGAVTLDQFRWRNEQERVLNVIQTPKYDNNDDYLFTVNYSNCKKNSPEFTTKYESVEQEVAIDFSTLLLLLHEDALNELIQLGNDFQMRMEAVAKKKESEANGLQPKDHFATIHEEESTATALLNAARERLPTILEDDGIVTSSTSKVSRKRQSIVDSIKVRVMAKLEDVTVELQNDKRSLAVLEVKNLTSSVIMKTSYTEIKLRLEDIVLTDTNPATIHSKILSIIGDDALHVQVILFDLDATSDYNSDNMRIEVVMGCARIVFLNWFVTSVLAFLDNFQAAQQRIKDASAAAAEAAKNNVVEAYTQATRMKLNIKVKAPIIIIPVDSKSLKAVAMDFGHLSITNNFKDIPTDHQHGPAVIDEMKIELKDMKLAKVEVSQTESSGESFSRYGSEDVSYGVVPDQGAVLSPTSFTLIMKRNLSSGWYRDHPDMDISGRLKAVELNFIATDYSVIMQILSKNMTEGQEEFKKPVKIEKSPTSPQVCYNNAVTTTADVNLSPDAKSNWTAVAKKAAAKPFGVDMAQLKASENKPSDKPVEPAKVDTFLKFSFQVDSINIKLFTAPGEGLAGFEVFYLSLQGRKLTDGSLNTAIVLCDIRLDDIRPNRENMLTRLMERRSQESSMDLSSVKDCDEEPPESSMAFPLRSMINITFNMKESDMFADVKVSSFNLILSVDFLLKLQQFLQPEELVEQKAIQAAEVEQTERLRRASTSAGPVSQQQEAGQITVILKIEQPDIILVEKMDDINCYALILNNEISLNVRLIGERQIIKGELKDLCLYYAEFNPERRNSTKHYVVRPCSISLNGSTPEGLGLHLSINCTEIELSVSPAVIELMNNALQTLTAKEQSRLDESATANDCVDLWHVKEFDPDQYWFIQPELAEDALSLESMRTIEIKEEKCMIDIPCISLIVETGLGTNTIPMLYIKTSLEGSVANWSSDMKISSSLRLSMSYYNQALALWEYVIEPNVSEQPNGQITNIPWELTFDLEVDHHEDRSREPTTRMHIASRDSLEMTVTKTCLDVVQNLGKAFSEAIKRDGIIKSEIQAPYVVRNDTGQDVKVNLAASDFNIHRSHLTSTHLDELVAFEQSADEEQSIGSCIIMPNGRLQLQPKQHSFERSTILTVLDDKDTSKRMFVKVIVGDTDKELTLPVYKSDKRYFPLFRSTGQEAWGIISEVKIEHGCTVLVLRSIVQVYNHFTVPIDVFQFIDHEKYHIGEVRAGGYLNVPLYYLYNDSKELHFSMKGYHSSAQGISWKESPNSFELMKALQCDPIKTFEPFYINAVRQRQDVFYMISSNHTMLSACYEIHLRPPFMLRNALPIGLTISVAGCSVRRELDTGLVTSNESLSTASTVAGEDYLDYGEKLLRPGELLHLPTVKTSARSTTETSYIVARLVGYLDKDWSCTTDIPAQPPEFGVWTFNAYDSVEVMSLQLGVKYENRSDGLTLIVYCPFWMLNKTGLMLSYRANDENTNILYHPPEYEGPILFSFREKVFFGKKKAAIRVDTGEWSDKFSLDVAGSSGVVLCQANNMTYQIGVNNTLTHNSLTKQIVFMPYFVLINRANFDVEVQEHLRPGDPWTKVGVNECVPLWPKTEDNRMLKVKSCDLPEVTAPFKYTEVQCTLLQLRNRYGGINVDVHVTEGAIYITFTGYYPGDAPALLMNHTCEPFAFKEKGDVNGKILMPSQMVLHTWIDPAGERKIVWESGPKAQPIENDLRRDGISEFKSPTDGVIYWVSFLNGTQRVLLITDNCNIAYGVHSASRLDQVTQEVKLEIHGIGLSLVNNAKPTDLMYIGIASSGVIWEECKRSGRFRQMKIQETINMENQYQQYLRDQEVGTVASKSYQLDAESRIGIDFQNMILHKSTDRAIKRTFYPGLWVEMKSSSHQLQFHAKVNRIQIDNQLVDCIFPVVLAPVPPPKSVAATTEFKPFVEMSMVQRIIPHSNIKQFKYLRVLIQEFHVKVDLLFINEICEMISSEITETEAKRLFAEDLKLQTQPLHAHVAIQSQQEVKNFYDNLHLGPLKIHVSFSMAGSESKALPGILSTILQGVGVTLTDINDVVFRLAFFEREYQFLTQRQLVSECVTHYSGQAVKQLYVLVLGLDVIGNPYGLVVGFTKGVEDLFYEPFQGAIQGPGEFAEGLVLGVKSLFGHTVGGAAGAVSKITGAMGKGLAALTFDDDFQKKRRDAMNKKPASLQEGIARSGKGLVMGVFDGVTGVFTKPISGAKEEGVEGFFKGLGKGAVGLVARPIAGVTDFASGSFDAVKRATELSDEAIRLRPPRYLHKDGIVRPYNRKEAEGCKLLREIDKGKFAATDAYAYYEVIIDNKDVVVLTDSRIIYATKSEMFGGWQSEWTHKWTEILSISTLNDGVELLLHNRDGKKTLKKMFGSSGPTKKILLISVAARRARLAEEMQQLLAKVQQQHA, encoded by the exons ATGGTGTTCGAAAGCATCGTCGCCGACGTGCTGAACCGATTCGTCGGGGAGTATGTGGAAAACTTGGACAAGAAGCAGCTGAAAATTGGCATCTGGGGTG gCGATGTCGTGCTCAACAATCTCATCCTGAAGCAGAGTGCTCTCAAAGAGCTCGACCTGCCAGTGACAACGTTGTACGGGCATCTGGGGAAGCTGGTACTGAAAATCCCGTGGAAAAATCTCTACAGCGCTCCGGTGGAAGCGATCGTAGATAAGCTGTACGTGCTGGCCGTGCCCAACACGGACGTGCGCTACAATGACGAAAAGGAGCAGCGCGTTGCGTTCGAGGCGAAGAAGGCGGAGCTGGCCCGCATCGAGCAGGCGAAGAAAAACGAGGAAGAGAAGGAGAAGGTAACCCCGGTGGCGGACAAATCGTTCGCGGAAAAGCTGACCACCCAGATCGTGAACAATGTGCAGATCAAAATATCGGACATCCACATACGGTACGAGGACACGACCACCACCGGACACCCGTTCGCGTTCGGCGTGACGCTGAGCAATCTGAGCGTGCACACCACGGACGAGAACTGGGTGCAGACGCTGGTGTCCGAGTCGGTGACGAAAATTTACAAGATGGCCCAGCTGGAAATGCTTTCGGTGTACATGAACTGCAACACGCAGCTGTTCCAGTACTCGGATCCGTCCGAGTACCGGGCGCTGTTCGAGGCCTCGATCGCGTCCAAAACGCGGCAACCCGTCGACTATCACTACATCTTCGGACCGATCAGTTCGGGCGCTTGCCTAGAGATGACGCCGAACCCGGAGCTGGGCGACGCACCGTTCTCGGCGCCCAAGATCAAGCTGAAGCTGTGCATGGAAACGCTGGCCATCGGCATCACACGGGTACAGTTCCAGAACACCATGCAGCTGGTGGAAGCGTTCGGACGCATGATGCGCGCCATGCCGTACCGCAGGTACCGGCCGTACGGGTTTGGATACAAGGGCAACTATAAGGAGTGGTGGCACTTTGCCTACACCTGCATCCTGGAGACGGAGGTGCGCCGCCGCAGGCGGAACTGGTCGTGGGAAAACATGATGCGCCATCGGCAGAACCTGCGCCGGTACGAGGAAGCGTACCGGCAGCAGCTGACCGCCAAGAAGCTGACGCCCGAAATCGTGAGCCGCAGCGAGGAGTACGAGAAAATGCTCGACCTGCACAATATCGTCGTGATTCGGCAGAAGGTGGCGCTGGAGGTGGAGAAGGAAGGGAAGCGGCAGGCGGAGGAACAAAAAGCTGCCGGGTGGTTCAGCTCCTGGTGGGGCGGAGGTGCTAAAAAGGAGGAGGATACGGCCGGTGGTGACATTA AGAAGCAGTTCGAAGCGGCAATGACGCCGGCGGAAAAGGCCAAACTGTTCCAGGCCATCGGCTATCAGGAAAATGATGCGCCGACCGAGCTGCCGGAACACTACGTCGCTCAGATACTGGAGTTTGAGCTGAACTCGCTGGAAGTCTCGATAAAGTCCGAGCTGTCGGATAAGGAAACCTTGCTCAATCGTGTAATGCTGCTTGAGCTGAAGAACGTGATCTGTGGCGTACAGCAACGGCCCTCCGCGGGCGCTATGAA GGCCTCGTTGGGCATGCAGGAGCTTACCATTTCCGGCCTTCGGCAGGGTGAAATACTTCCCATCATGGTAAAATCCCAACTGGAAGGGTCCAAGACGCTGCTCGACGTGTCGTTTGAGACGAACCCGGAAGATAAGCTATGCGATCAGCGGGTCGTGGTCACTTCCAGACCGCTGCAGATTGTGTACGATGCTGAAACCATCATTCAGTTGGCCAAAGTGTTCCAAACTCCGCGAACGGCTACAATTTCGCA GTTAACGGATGCCGCTGCCGAAAAGTTGGTGAATATTAAGGAGCGTTCGGCGACGGGCTTGCAGTACGCGATCGCCAAACACCCGCGGCTGGAGCTAAACATCGAAATCATGCCCAGCTACATCATCGTGCCGCATGGGGGCATATTTTCCAGCCGCGAATCGGTGCTGGTGCTCAGTTTGGGCAAGCTGCTGGTTCAAACCGAACCGCGACCAATCAACCAGCGCGACGTCCACACCATGCACGGGGAGGGCATCGGGCAGGAGGAAATCCTGTCGGAAATCATCCGCCAAAGTTACGACAAGTTTGTGCTGGAGGTGCGCGATGTGCAGGCGATCGTGGCCACCTTCGACGAGGATTGGCAGGGCACGCTGCGGGTGAATGCGGTAACCGAGCTGCATCTACTAGAGCCCACCTCGTTCCGCATCTCGGCCCATCTGTGCGTGATCGATGACGATCCTCGGCTGCCGAAGTGCAAAATATTCGGCGTGCTACCATCGGTGAACGTGTGCGTTACCGAGCAGCGGGTGCTGGAGGTGCTGTCGATTGTCAGCAGCATCCCACTGCCCGAGAGCGACGAGCAGCTGCAACCGGTCCCGATCGCGAAGGACTCGAACGTGTTCAGCTCCAGCCTGTCGTTGCTGAAGTATTTGGATGAAAAGCAGGTGAAGCTGCCGAAAATACATCGCCCACCGGAGGCACTGAATCCAGCCGACGCTGTTGATGGGGACGTAGTGCAGTTTACTGACATGGAAATCAAGTTCGAACTGCACG AATGTTCTCttactatttttaaaatgaatggTGGTGGAAccggcagcagctcgtcggATGTGTTTGCAACACCGACCGAAGAATTCTCACAGTCTCCGGTGGAGCAGGACTACCATCCGCACAAAAGTGTGGCCTTCAACGTGCCCTACGGCGGCTCGGTTGGTAGCAATCAGCGTAAAATAATTGCTTTCAAAGTGAAGCAGCTGGAAATGACCATGGTACAGCGTACGTACGATCTGAAGGTAGCCCTGAAGCTTGGTGCCGTCACGCTGGACCAGTTCCGCTGGCGCAACGAACAGGAGCGCGTGTTGAACGTCATCCAAACGCCCAAGTacgacaacaacgacgactATCTGTTCACCGTCAACTACAGCAAT TGCAAGAAAAACAGCCCCGAATTCACGACGAAGTATGAATCGGTGGAGCAGGAGGTGGCCATCGACTTTTCCaccctgctgttgctgctgcacgaGGACGCACTGAATGAGCTGATTCAGCTCGGCAACGATTTTCAGATGCGAATGGAAGCGGTGGCCAAGAAGAAAGAGTCGGAAGCAAACGGCCTACAGCCGAAGGATCACTTTGCAACAATACATGAGGAGGAGAGCACCGCCACCGCTCTGCTAAATGCGGCACGCGAAAGATTGCCCACGATATTGGAGGACGATGGTATTGTGACCAGCAGTACTAGCAAAG TTTCTCGTAAACGTCAATCAATTGTAGATAGTATCAAAGTCAGGGTGATGGCAAAGCTGGAGGATGTCACGGTGGAGCTGCAAAATGACAAGCGATCTTTGGCCGTGCTTGAA gtcaaAAACCTAACGAGCAGTGTTATTATGAAAACCTCCTACACGGAAATAAAACTGCGGCTAGAGGATATAGTCCTTACCGACACCAATCCAGCTACCATACACAGTAAAATACTGTCCATCATCGGTGACGATGCACTGCACGTGCAGGTGATACTGTTCGATCTGGACGCCACCTCAGACTACAATTCCGACAACATGCGTATCGAGGTGGTGATGGGATGTGCACGGATCGTGTTCCTCAACTGGTTCGTGACGTCCGTGCTTGCATTCTTGGACAATTTCCAAGCAGCTCAGCAACGCATCAAAGACGCGAGCGCTGCCGCAGCCGAAGCGGCCAAGAACAATGTCGTCGAAGCGTACACGCAGGCCACTCGTATGAAGTTGAACATTAAGGTGAAAGCTCCGATCATCATCATACCGGTCGATTCGAAAAGCTTGAAAGCGGTTGCGATGGATTTTGGCCACCTGAGCATAACCAACAATTTCAAGGATATTCCGACGGACCACCAGCACGGACCCGCGGTCATCGATGAGATGAAAATCGAGCTAAAGGATATGAAGCTAGCGAAGGTGGAGGTTTCGCAAACAGAATCGAGCGGGGAATCCTTTTCGCGGTACGGTTCCGAGGACGTATCCTATGGAGTCGTGCCGGATCAGGGAGCAGTGCTTAGTCCGACTAGCTTTACGTTGATTATGAAGCGGAACCTCTCCTCCGGTTGGTATCGGGATCATCCAGACATGGACATTTCAGGACGACTAAAAGCGGTTGAG CTGAACTTCATAGCCACCGATTACAGCGTGATAATGCAGATTTTATCTAAGAATATGACTGAAGGACAGGAGGAATTCAAGAAAccagtgaaaattgaaaaatcgcCCACTAGTCCACAAG TGTGCTACAATAACGCTGTTACTACAACTGCCGATGTAAATCTGTCGCCTGACG CGAAATCAAACTGGACGGCAGTGGCTAAAAAGGCAGCGGCTAAACCGTTCGGTGTGGATATGGCACAATTGAAAGCGTCAGAAAACAAACCGTCCGATAAGCCAGTTGAGCCGGCAAAAGTGGACACTTTCCTTAAGTTTAGCTTCCAAGTGGATAGCATCAACATTAAACTTTTCACAG CTCCTGGCGAGGGTTTGGCAGGatttgaagtgttttacttGTCCTTGCAAGGAAGGAAGCTTACAGACGGCAGCTTAAacacagcaatagtgctttgCGATATCAGGCTGGACGATATTCGACCAAACCGTGAAAATATGCTCACCAGGTTAATGGAACGTCGATCGCAAGAATCTTCGATGGATCTGTCCAGCGTGAAAGATTGTGACGAGGAGCCGCCGGAATCATCGATGGCGTTTCCCTTACGTTCGATGATTAACATCACCTTCAACATGAAGGAAAGCGATATGTTTGCGGACGTGAAAGTGTCCAGCTTTAATTTGATCCTTTCGGTGGACTTTCTGTTGAAGCTGCAACAGTTCCTGCAGCCCGAAGAGCTGGTTGAGCAAAAAGCGATCCAAGCGGCAGAAGTCGAACAAACGGAACGTTTGCGACGCGCTAGCACATCCGCTGGTCCGGTCAGCCAACAGCAAGAAGCTGGACAAATTACGGTAATTCTGAAGATCGAACAGCCGGACATTATTTTGGTGGAGAAAATGGATGACATCAACTGTTACGCACTGATACTGAACAACGAGATATCGCTAAACGTTCGGCTAATAGGGGAGCGTCAAATTATCAAGGGAGAGCTGAAGGATCTCTGCCTGTACTACGCAGAGTTTAATCCAGAACGACGCAACTCTACGAAGCACTACGTTGTACGCCCATGTTCCATTAGCTTGAACGGTTCGACCCCTGAGGGGCTTGGTTTGCATTTGAGCATAAACTGCACGGAAATAGAACTCTCCGTATCGCCGGCAGTGATCGAGCTCATGAACAATGCGCTCCAAACTCTAACCGCTAAGGAGCAGTCAAGATTAGACGAATCGGCAACAGCGAACGATtgtgtggatttgtggcaTGTGAAAGAGTTCGATCCGGACCAGTATTGGTTCATTCAGCCAGAGCTGGCTGAAGACGCGCTGAGCTTGGAATCGATGCGAACGATCGAGATAAAGGAGGAAAAGTGCATGATTGACATACCGTGCATCTCGCTGATTGTGGAAACTGGTCTCGGTACGAACACAATTCCGATGCTGTACATCAAGACAAGCTTGGAAGGATCGGTAGCCAACTGGAGCTCGGACATGAAGATAAGTAGCTCGCTGCGCTTGAGTATGTCGTACTACAACCAGGCGCTTGCGCTGTGGGAGTACGTCATCGAACCTAACGTAAGCGAGCAGCCGAATGGTCAAATAACGAATATTCCTTGGGAGCTAACGTTTGATCTGGAGGTGGACCACCACGAGGATCGGTCGCGGGAACCGACCACGCGAATGCATATCGCTTCAAGGGACAGTCTGGAAATGACGGTCACCAAAACCTGCCTCGATGTGGTGCAGAATCTTGGCAAAGCGTTTTCGGAAGCTATCAAGCGGGATGGAATAATTAAATCGGAAATACAAGCTCCGTACGTAGTGCGCAACGATACAGGCCAGGATGTGAAGGTAAATTTGGCTGCCAGTGATTTCAACATCCACCGTTCCCATCTTACCTCCACGCACCTGGACGAGCTGGTTGCATTTGAACAGTCGGCCGACGAGGAACAATCGATaggcagctgcattataatgCCGAATGGGCGATTGCAGCTGCAACCGAAGCAGCACAGCTTCGAACGCAGCACGATCCTCACGGTGCTGGACGATAAAGACACGAGCAAGCGCATGTTCGTGAAGGTGATCGTTGGCGACACGGACAAGGAGCTGACACTGCCGGTGTACAAGTCCGACAAACGGTACTTCCCGCTCTTCCGCAGCACGGGCCAGGAGGCATGGGGCATTATTTCAGAAGTGAAAATCGAGCACGGCTGTACCGTGTTGGTGTTGCGTAGCATCGTACAGGTGTACAATCACTTTACCGTCCCGATAGACGTGTTCCAGTTTATCGACCACGAAAAGTATCACATCGGTGAGGTGCGGGCCGGCGGATACCTGAATGTACCACTGTACTACTTGTATAACGACTCGAAGGAGCTGCACTTCTCCATGAAAGGCTACCATTCCTCGGCACAAGGCATCAGCTGGAAAGAGTCGCCAAATAGCTTCGAGCTAATGAAGGCGCTCCAGTGTGATCCGATCAAAACGTTTGAACCATTTTACATCAAT GCTGTTCGCCAACGCCAAGATGTGTTCTACATGATATCGTCCAACCATACCATGCTGAGTGCTTGCTACGAAATTCACCTGCGCCCTCCATTCATGCTGCGCAATGCTTTACCAATCGGGCTGACCATTTCCGTTGCCGGATGCTCGGTGCGCCGTGAACTGGACACTGGTTTGGTAACGAGCAACGAAAGTCTTTCCACCGCCTCAACGGTTGCCGGAGAAGATTATTTGGATTATGGTGAAAAGCTGCTTCGTCCTGGGGAGTTGCTTCATCTGCCGACGGTGAAAACCTCGGCACGTTCGACAACGGAAACTTCCTACATTGTGGCAAGG CTCGTTGGCTATTTGGACAAGGACTGGTCGTGCACAACAGATATACCCGCTCAGCCGCCCGAGTTTGGTGTTTGGACCTTCAATGCATACGATTCTGTAGAGGTTATGTCCCTGCAACTTGGAGTAAA GTATGAAAATCGTTCCGACGGTTTAACCTTGATCGTATACTGTCCATTCTGGATGCTGAACAAGACCGGACTAATGCTGAGCTATCGG GCCAACGACGAGAATACCAACATACTGTACCATCCGCCCGAGTACGAGGGCCCGATACTGTTCTCCTTCCGCGAGAAGGTATTCTTCGGCAAAAAGAAGGCAGCGATCCGGGTCGACACCGGGGAGTGGAGCGACAAATTCTCGCTCGACGTGGCCGGCTCAAGCGGCGTCGTACTGTGCCAAGCTAACAACATGACCTACCAGATCGGCGTTAACAACACGCTGACGCACAATTCGCTCACGAAGCAGATCGTGTTCATGCCCTACTTTGTGCTGATCAATCGGGCAAACTTTGACGTCGAGGTGCAGGAACACCTGCGACCGGGAGATCCGTGGACGAAGGTCGGTGTGAATGAGTGTGTGCCGCTGTGGCCGAAGACGGAGGACAATCGCATGCTGAAGGTGAAGAGTTGCGATCTGCCCGAAGTGACGGCACCGTTCAAGTACACCGAGGTGCAGTGCACGCTGCTGCAGTTGCGCAACCGGTACGGTGGCATCAACGTGGACGTGCACGTTACGGAGGGGGCCATCTACATCACGTTCACTGGCTACTATCCCGGGGATGCGCCCGCACTGCTAATGAACCATACCTGTGAGCCGTTCGCTTTCAAGGAGAAGGGTGACGTGAATGGGAAAATACTGATGCCGTCCCAGATGGTGCTGCACACCTGGATCGATCCGGCCGGGGAGCGCAAGATCGTGTGGGAAAGTGGCCCGAAAGCTCAGCCGATCGAAAACGATCTTCGGCGCGACGGTATCAGCGAGTTCAAATCCCCGACGGATGGCGTTATCTACTGGGTATCGTTTCTGAACGGTACGCAGCGCGTGCTGCTCATCACGGATAACTGTAACATTGCTTACGGCGTCCATAGCGCTAGCCGGCTCGATCAGGTGACGCAGGAGGTAAAGCTGGAGATACACGGCATCGGGCTGTCGTTGGTCAACAATGCCAAACCGACCGACCTGATGTACATCGGTATCGCCAGCTCCGGCGTGATCTGGGAGGAGTGCAAGCGATCGGGCAGGTTCCGCCAGATGAAGATACAGGAAACGATCAACATGGAAAATCAATATCAGCAGTATCTGCGCGACCAGGAGGTGGGCACGGTGGCAAGCAAGTCCTACCAGCTGGATGCGGAGTCGCGCATCGGCATCGACTTCCAGAATATGATCCTGCACAAATCGACCGATCGGGCGATCAAGCGCACGTTCTATCCGGGGCTCTGGGTGGAGATGAAATCGTCCAGCCATCAGCTGCAGTTCCACGCGAAGGTTAACCGCATTCAGATCGACAACCAGCTGGTCGATTGCATATTCCCCGTCGTGCTGGCACCGGTTCCGCCGCCCAAGAGCGTGGCGGCGACGACCGAGTTCAAGCCGTTCGTCGAGATGAGCATGGTGCAGCGCATCATTCCGCACTCGAACATTAAGCAGTTCAAGTATCTGCGCGTGCTAATACAGGAGTTCCACGTGAAGGTGGATCTGCTGTTCATAAATGAAATCTGCGAAAtgatcagcagcgaaatcacCGAAACGGAAGCG AAACGACTGTTTGCCGAGGATCTGAAGCTTCAAACGCAACCGCTGCACGCGCACGTTGCCATTCAGTCGCAGCAGGAGGTGAAGAACTTTTACGACAACCTTCACCTGGGGCCGCTCAAAATTCACGTCAGCTTCTCGATGGCTGGCTCCGAATCGAAGGCACTGCCCGGCATCCTGTCGACGATTCTACAGGGCGTTGGCGTAACGTTAACCGACATCAACGATGTCGTGTTCCGGCTGGCGTTCTTCGAGCGCGAATATCAGTTCCTCACCCAGCGGCAGCTCGTCTCGGAGTGCGTGACACACTACAGCGGGCAGGCGGTTAAGCAGCTGTACGTGCTGGTCCTGGGGCTGGACGTGATCGGCAATCCGTACGGGCTGGTGGTTGGTTTTACCAAGGGCGTCGAAGATCTGTTCTACGAACCGTTCCAGGGAGCGATACAAGGGCCGGGCGAGTTCGCCGAGGGCCTCGTGCTCGGCGTAAAGTCTCTGTTCGGGCATACGGTTGGCGGAGCAGCCGGTGCCGTTTCAAA AATAACTGGTGCCATGGGCAAGGGTTTGGCGGCGTTGACGTTCGACGACGATTTCCAGAAGAAGCGCCGTGATGCGATGAACAAAAAACCGGCCAGCCTGCAGGAAGGCATCGCTCGCAGCGGCAAGGGCCTGGTGATGGGCGTGTTCGACGGTGTTACGGGAGTGTTTACCAAACCGATCAGTGGCGCTAAGGAGGAGGGCGTTGAGGGATTCTTCAAGGGTCTGGGCAAAGGTGCGGTGGGGCTAGTTGCTCGACCGATAGCGGGAGTGACCGATTTCGCTAGTGGCAGTTTCGACGCGGTCAAGCGTGCAACGGAACTGTCCGATGAAGCGATACGCTTGCGTCCTCCCCGCTACCTACACAAGGACGGCATTGTTCGGCCGTACAATCGGAAGGAAGCGGAAGGCTGTAAGCTGTTAAG GGAGATTGATAAAGGGAAATTTGCTGCTACGGACGCATACGCTTATTACGAGGTGATCATTGACAATAAGGATGTCGTCGTGCTGACGGATAGTCGCATTATCTATGCAACCAAGAGTGAAATGTTTGGTGGATGGCAG TCCGAGTGGACACACAAATGGACGGAAATCCTGAGCATCTCCACACTGAATGACGGGGTCGAGCTTCTGCTCCACAATCGGGACGGCAAGAAGACACTGAAGAAAATGTTCGGCTCATCTGGACCAACCAAAAAGATTCTCCTCATATCGGTCGCTGCGAGACGGGCCCGACTCGCTGAAGAAATGCAGCAACTGTTGGCCAaggttcagcagcagcatgcctAA